Proteins encoded in a region of the Candidatus Bathyarchaeota archaeon genome:
- a CDS encoding mechanosensitive ion channel family protein: protein MVEFNDTIASAYTTISTTPYLFEIIISTIIIVIGYAVNRFFIQKSIDEFSDKADLDVHHRTPLKRFFSIILWLIVLFVILGVFGLEDILWGVFAAAGFAGIVIGMATRDVVGDMLTGMLLYIYRPFKIGDSVMIGDIDGTVKDIGMGGVRMKAWSGEIVTIPNSKIRTSIIKNYSIDVRRASINLYVDYNSDFKRAVEICYRVIDDVPEVIKDPKPIIGVNDFKEQYVKISILVWFSIDKFSNGCNKVKKLLAEEFNRKDLKAPVIRTKEIPSNSQMVKK from the coding sequence TTGGTAGAATTTAATGATACGATCGCTTCAGCCTATACGACTATAAGTACAACACCTTATTTATTTGAAATAATTATCAGCACAATAATTATTGTAATAGGATATGCAGTAAACAGATTTTTTATTCAAAAATCAATTGATGAATTTAGTGATAAAGCTGATTTAGACGTTCATCACAGAACTCCTTTAAAGAGATTTTTTTCAATAATTTTATGGTTAATAGTTCTATTCGTTATTCTTGGAGTATTTGGATTAGAAGATATATTATGGGGAGTATTTGCTGCAGCTGGGTTCGCTGGCATTGTAATAGGTATGGCTACTAGAGATGTGGTTGGTGATATGCTTACTGGAATGCTTCTATATATATATCGGCCGTTTAAAATTGGTGATTCTGTTATGATCGGCGACATAGACGGCACTGTAAAAGATATTGGAATGGGTGGAGTGCGAATGAAAGCTTGGAGTGGTGAAATTGTTACAATTCCAAATTCAAAAATTCGAACATCAATAATAAAGAATTATTCAATTGATGTTAGAAGAGCATCAATTAATTTGTATGTTGATTACAATTCTGATTTTAAAAGGGCTGTAGAAATTTGCTATAGAGTTATAGATGATGTGCCAGAGGTAATAAAGGATCCTAAACCAATTATTGGTGTAAACGATTTCAAGGAACAATATGTCAAGATATCAATTTTGGTATGGTTTTCAATCGATAAATTTTCAAATGGATGTAATAAAGTAAAAAAGCTGTTGGCAGAAGAATTTAATAGAAAGGATCTCAAAGCGCCAGTCATTAGAACAAAAGAAATACCCAGTAATAGTCAAATGGTTAAGAAATAG
- a CDS encoding universal stress protein, translated as MILKINNYKQEIKILIPISNFIDKEKLIEALSILPKNNLKVTLFHVIEIQSMTLPIDSSPFRKEIENAKTKFSTIVDWLNSQDFNTELKIVISRSAEDGIIEEANSSGCSIILMMKRRIRGKFHKIFHKSRTEKVIRDTGCMVLIFLIDEKKSLHF; from the coding sequence TTGATTCTGAAAATAAATAATTACAAACAAGAGATTAAGATTCTTATCCCAATTTCAAATTTTATTGATAAAGAAAAACTTATCGAAGCATTGAGCATCTTACCGAAAAACAATCTTAAAGTGACTCTTTTTCACGTTATCGAAATTCAAAGTATGACCTTGCCCATAGATTCCTCTCCATTTAGAAAAGAAATCGAGAATGCAAAAACTAAATTCTCAACTATTGTTGATTGGTTAAATTCTCAAGACTTCAATACTGAATTAAAAATAGTTATATCTAGAAGCGCTGAAGATGGAATAATTGAAGAAGCGAATTCAAGCGGATGTTCTATTATTCTCATGATGAAGAGGAGAATAAGAGGCAAATTCCATAAAATATTTCATAAAAGCAGAACTGAGAAAGTGATTAGGGATACTGGTTGCATGGTTCTAATTTTTCTCATAGATGAAAAAAAATCTCTTCATTTTTAA
- a CDS encoding amino acid permease → MVENKNALKRDIGWYGSFCMGYADVGADIFIALGLVAFYAAGASPLAFLIASMTYVCTGLAYAELASIYPYAGGAQVYAMKAFNDVTGFIAGWAVMLDYIVCTALFSLAATGYLSFFFPILKTVSIPIYVLGMGFNLPLMGLIACSLVLILLFLNIVGIKESSTFNEILVTIGLLVQSIILIFGFLLAFNLSRFLTQIFIFGTDFSFPHISYVLSNVSISSQNFVYGVTLAMTSFIGIESIAQAAEETKRPYRWIPRASKLSIISVMVFAIGLSTISMGIMPWEDLAAAQANPVTKLAMAIPIIGGYIAPIIAIAGFSICYVSANTGIIGASRVVFSMGRFKLLPRWFFNIHPKFRTPHRTIIVFSLLGAGMALIGELHFIADLYNFGALLSYIIVNICLIVLRNKEPEAYRPWKLKGDIVLGFRGRNIIIPIISLIGAFSCFILWLLVIMYHSGGRLLGVIWLFTGLCIYLIFRRKYRLPIINSGISKEIQPSGYNMNALVLLRSPEKEDEVVSSIIDAIDTRFSLTLLNIIDPKDLGLSIDDEHAFEQINEIRNQTFEELNRISKMLGAKGFDCNVLVRIGSIGKRIEEEIENNEYDSIVLIKRKTVKGNIEKDHMESIRKTLAKYPGKLMVVRRISRS, encoded by the coding sequence TTGGTAGAAAATAAGAACGCTCTAAAAAGAGACATAGGTTGGTACGGTTCCTTTTGCATGGGATATGCGGATGTTGGGGCTGATATCTTTATTGCTCTTGGGCTTGTAGCTTTTTATGCTGCTGGGGCATCGCCACTAGCTTTCCTGATAGCATCAATGACTTATGTCTGCACTGGTTTAGCTTATGCTGAACTTGCATCAATCTATCCGTATGCGGGGGGTGCACAAGTTTATGCAATGAAAGCATTTAATGACGTTACTGGATTTATCGCCGGATGGGCTGTCATGCTCGACTATATTGTTTGTACCGCTCTTTTCTCTCTTGCAGCCACAGGATATCTAAGTTTTTTCTTCCCGATTTTAAAAACCGTATCTATACCGATATATGTTCTTGGTATGGGTTTCAACCTTCCTCTAATGGGTCTAATAGCGTGTTCGCTCGTACTAATTCTTCTTTTTCTTAATATAGTTGGAATAAAGGAATCTTCCACTTTTAACGAAATATTAGTTACGATTGGGCTTTTAGTTCAATCGATAATTCTGATATTTGGATTCCTATTGGCTTTCAATTTATCTAGATTCTTGACCCAGATCTTCATCTTTGGAACTGATTTTTCATTCCCTCATATTTCTTACGTTCTTTCAAATGTTTCGATTTCAAGTCAAAATTTTGTTTACGGTGTCACTTTAGCTATGACCTCTTTTATAGGGATCGAATCTATAGCACAAGCTGCTGAGGAAACAAAGAGACCTTATAGATGGATACCAAGAGCTAGCAAACTCTCAATAATTTCTGTAATGGTTTTTGCAATAGGCCTATCGACTATCAGTATGGGAATAATGCCTTGGGAAGATCTCGCTGCTGCTCAAGCTAACCCGGTTACAAAATTAGCAATGGCTATTCCAATTATTGGTGGTTACATCGCACCTATTATTGCCATTGCTGGGTTCTCTATATGCTATGTATCAGCAAATACAGGAATAATTGGTGCATCAAGAGTCGTATTTTCTATGGGCAGATTCAAGCTATTGCCTAGATGGTTTTTCAATATTCATCCAAAATTTAGAACCCCTCATCGGACCATAATTGTTTTTAGCTTATTAGGAGCGGGCATGGCGTTGATAGGTGAATTACATTTCATAGCAGATCTTTACAATTTTGGAGCGTTGTTGTCGTATATCATCGTCAATATCTGTCTTATTGTTTTAAGAAATAAAGAACCCGAGGCGTATAGGCCTTGGAAGCTTAAAGGTGATATAGTCCTAGGATTTAGGGGAAGGAATATTATAATTCCTATAATTAGCCTAATAGGCGCATTTTCTTGTTTTATTCTTTGGCTCTTAGTTATAATGTATCACTCAGGTGGAAGGCTACTCGGTGTCATTTGGCTATTTACCGGACTTTGCATTTATCTAATATTCAGACGAAAATATCGCCTTCCAATAATTAACAGCGGCATTAGTAAAGAAATTCAACCTAGCGGTTACAATATGAACGCTTTGGTACTTTTAAGATCTCCAGAAAAAGAAGACGAGGTTGTTTCATCAATAATTGATGCAATAGATACAAGGTTTTCTCTTACGCTTCTTAATATAATTGATCCAAAGGATTTAGGGCTCTCGATAGACGATGAGCATGCGTTTGAGCAAATCAATGAAATTCGAAATCAGACTTTTGAGGAATTAAATAGAATTTCAAAAATGCTTGGCGCAAAGGGTTTTGACTGTAATGTATTGGTAAGAATAGGTTCAATTGGCAAGCGTATAGAAGAGGAAATTGAAAATAATGAATATGACTCTATAGTCTTAATCAAAAGAAAAACAGTAAAGGGAAATATTGAGAAAGATCATATGGAATCTATTAGGAAAACATTGGCTAAATATCCTGGAAAGTTGATGGTAGTAAGAAGAATTAGCAGAAGTTAA
- a CDS encoding malate dehydrogenase: MISIIGAGRVGTIAALNMLRMHVAKITLIDIVDKLAEGEAMDMIQASPILRFDGKIKGSTNFEDLKGSELVIIIAGAARKPGISRLDLTRTNAKIISSIVEKIVKYAPKCKIMMVTNPVDIMTYIAFKKSGFEKNRVFGMGGLLDSLRYRSLIANEVGISREDVNGFVIGEHGDHMIPLTDFTSASGIPIKCLMKKDRIEKIVEKTKTGGMDVISRKGSTVYGPSSAIAFMVESILKGKNRIVSASVIPDGEYCLKDIAIGLPIILGKNGVEKIIELNFDEEIRKKLLNAASIIKSSISDVKGYF; this comes from the coding sequence TTGATATCAATAATTGGGGCAGGAAGAGTAGGTACTATTGCTGCTTTGAATATGCTTCGGATGCATGTTGCGAAAATCACTCTAATAGATATTGTCGATAAGCTAGCTGAAGGCGAAGCGATGGATATGATTCAGGCATCACCAATATTACGATTTGATGGAAAGATTAAAGGCAGCACTAATTTTGAAGATTTGAAAGGCTCAGAATTAGTAATCATTATTGCCGGCGCTGCTAGAAAACCTGGAATATCTAGACTTGATCTTACACGAACAAACGCGAAAATAATTTCATCTATAGTTGAAAAAATAGTGAAATACGCCCCAAAATGCAAAATCATGATGGTTACCAATCCCGTAGATATTATGACTTACATAGCATTCAAAAAATCTGGATTTGAAAAAAACAGAGTATTTGGGATGGGTGGTTTGCTTGACTCTCTTAGATATCGTTCTCTTATCGCAAACGAAGTTGGAATCTCTAGGGAAGATGTCAACGGTTTCGTTATTGGGGAACATGGAGACCATATGATTCCATTGACTGATTTTACTTCTGCATCGGGCATTCCTATAAAATGTTTGATGAAAAAAGATCGCATTGAGAAAATTGTTGAAAAAACTAAAACTGGTGGAATGGATGTAATAAGTCGAAAAGGCAGTACGGTTTATGGTCCATCCTCAGCTATTGCCTTTATGGTAGAATCCATTTTAAAAGGAAAAAATAGAATTGTTAGTGCATCAGTCATTCCTGATGGTGAATATTGTCTTAAGGATATTGCGATCGGTTTGCCAATAATACTCGGTAAGAATGGTGTTGAAAAAATAATTGAATTGAACTTCGATGAAGAAATAAGAAAAAAACTTTTGAACGCAGCATCGATAATAAAATCTTCAATATCTGATGTAAAGGGTTATTTCTGA
- a CDS encoding HAD family phosphatase — protein MTVGILLDMDGTLVDSMPLLKQSFNETLETEGLYINKETEETIGNNLSQIMGGNSRGFTDFFLVWRFMNHIDGSILKKIKIALISSKKLRKVANSAPFIKGAAKAIESMKKNKDVKIGIVTSRSKQDVISRLNKSDLRGKIDVIVTRDDVNKLKPSPEQILVASKRLGLLPKNCAIIGDMSTDVEAAKKAGSIAIGVASGIFNKQLIKSNPDFIAQSIIDIPNALDEIINRIENHE, from the coding sequence ATGACAGTTGGCATATTATTGGATATGGATGGGACTCTAGTTGATTCAATGCCTTTACTTAAGCAATCATTTAATGAAACTTTAGAAACTGAAGGGCTCTATATTAACAAAGAAACAGAGGAAACAATAGGTAATAATCTATCTCAAATCATGGGTGGAAATTCAAGAGGTTTCACAGATTTTTTTTTGGTATGGAGATTTATGAATCATATTGATGGCTCAATTTTAAAAAAGATTAAGATTGCCTTAATTTCAAGCAAGAAGCTTAGAAAAGTCGCAAATTCAGCACCTTTTATCAAAGGTGCTGCTAAGGCTATTGAATCTATGAAGAAAAATAAAGATGTAAAAATAGGAATTGTAACTTCAAGGAGCAAACAGGATGTTATTTCTAGATTGAATAAATCAGATCTGAGAGGCAAAATTGATGTAATTGTCACAAGGGACGATGTGAACAAATTAAAACCTTCTCCAGAGCAAATACTGGTTGCTTCAAAGAGATTGGGATTACTTCCTAAAAATTGTGCAATCATAGGCGATATGTCAACTGATGTGGAAGCAGCAAAAAAAGCCGGATCCATTGCTATTGGTGTAGCATCTGGAATTTTCAATAAACAATTAATAAAATCTAATCCAGATTTCATAGCTCAAAGCATAATTGATATACCAAATGCTTTAGATGAGATAATAAACAGAATTGAAAATCATGAATAA
- the glyS gene encoding glycine--tRNA ligase has protein sequence MKKIDKYESIVELARRRGFFWQSYEIYGGLSGFIDLGPFGVGLKRKIENKWRRFFKNKVEMVEIGTPIITPFDVFEASGHVKNFNDPMIECSSCKKKYRADHILIDYEIPETESLSLEEIEQEIKKNKIKCSECNGELSKPVNFQTMFQTTIGPYSESVGYGRPETAQGIFINFKRINETMRGKFPIAIMQIGPALRNEISPRQGPIRLREFTLMEFEFFFDPENQHCPKLKDVEKDQVSILHEKIKLKNKDNPDQLTINAALDKGFILNKWLAYFMALSQRFVLELGIPLNKQRFNEKLPNERAHYSSQTFDHEVLLERWGWVEIAGHALRSNYDLSKHIEKTGIDLSFFIQHEKPLIQKKKIIKPVKDVLSSKFGKIDKIIELLQKADSEKIEKGFKEKGEYKIGDYIIQPGDIKIDTKEIKETGRRFIPNVAEPSFGLERLLYATLEYAYTKNDDRVVLKIPKDITPIQAIILPLVSKDKLPDIANKIYGRLTKDGFDVIYDEVGSIGRRYARADEIGIPIAITIDYQTIEDGTVTLRDRDSWEQKRVKIDEVQTSLKF, from the coding sequence ATGAAAAAAATTGACAAGTACGAGTCTATAGTTGAATTAGCACGAAGAAGGGGTTTCTTCTGGCAATCGTATGAGATCTATGGGGGTTTAAGTGGATTTATTGATCTCGGTCCATTTGGAGTGGGTTTGAAAAGAAAAATTGAGAACAAATGGAGAAGATTTTTTAAAAATAAAGTTGAAATGGTTGAAATTGGCACTCCAATAATAACGCCATTTGATGTATTTGAAGCATCGGGTCATGTAAAAAACTTTAATGATCCTATGATTGAGTGCAGTAGTTGTAAAAAGAAATATCGAGCAGATCATATTCTTATTGATTATGAAATTCCTGAAACAGAATCCTTAAGTCTGGAGGAAATTGAACAAGAAATCAAAAAGAATAAAATCAAATGTTCTGAATGCAATGGTGAATTATCTAAACCAGTAAATTTTCAGACTATGTTTCAAACTACAATCGGACCATATAGTGAATCTGTAGGTTACGGAAGGCCTGAAACCGCTCAAGGGATTTTTATTAATTTTAAGCGCATAAATGAAACGATGCGAGGCAAGTTTCCTATAGCTATTATGCAGATCGGACCTGCTTTAAGAAATGAAATTTCTCCAAGACAAGGCCCAATTCGATTAAGAGAATTTACATTAATGGAGTTTGAATTTTTTTTCGATCCAGAGAATCAACACTGTCCGAAATTGAAAGATGTAGAAAAAGACCAAGTAAGCATATTACATGAAAAGATTAAACTTAAAAATAAAGATAATCCCGACCAGCTCACAATTAATGCAGCCCTTGATAAAGGTTTTATTCTTAATAAATGGCTAGCCTATTTTATGGCTTTATCTCAAAGATTTGTGCTCGAATTAGGAATACCTCTAAATAAGCAAAGATTCAATGAGAAGTTGCCTAATGAAAGAGCGCATTATTCTTCTCAGACTTTTGATCATGAGGTTTTACTTGAAAGATGGGGCTGGGTCGAGATAGCTGGTCATGCACTTAGAAGCAATTATGATCTTTCCAAACATATAGAAAAGACTGGAATTGATTTGAGCTTTTTCATTCAGCATGAAAAACCTTTAATTCAGAAGAAGAAAATCATAAAACCAGTTAAAGACGTATTGAGCTCTAAATTTGGTAAAATTGATAAAATTATTGAATTATTACAAAAAGCAGACTCTGAAAAGATTGAGAAAGGTTTCAAAGAAAAAGGCGAGTATAAAATCGGAGATTATATTATTCAACCAGGCGATATAAAAATAGATACTAAGGAAATTAAAGAGACAGGTAGAAGATTCATTCCCAATGTTGCTGAACCTAGCTTCGGTCTTGAAAGGCTATTATATGCAACTCTAGAATATGCTTATACAAAAAATGATGATAGAGTTGTATTAAAAATTCCAAAAGATATTACTCCTATCCAAGCAATAATCCTACCTTTGGTAAGCAAGGATAAATTACCAGACATTGCGAACAAAATATATGGCAGATTAACGAAAGATGGCTTTGATGTAATATATGATGAAGTTGGTTCTATAGGGCGCAGATATGCTAGAGCTGATGAGATAGGAATTCCGATAGCTATAACGATAGATTATCAGACAATAGAGGATGGTACTGTTACCTTGAGAGATAGAGATAGTTGGGAGCAAAAACGAGTAAAAATCGACGAAGTCCAAACCTCACTCAAGTTTTAA
- a CDS encoding DUF47 family protein — MTFPREAEDSIRRRILKICQDHARIVVELNRKLVLMFESVVEGRRNEAKKNHDELFKLIEEFDEIKKTLLAEVATVGALLINREDFLRLIFKLSEMADSIEGVAFRLLHCSCEGEQKKFLAGASKISSLVLEETSKMRETMLSLSFNPEKALEMAVVVEKIERDVDSNYRNLTEEILNSKMEVHSLLVMKDIIERLETIADLNVDTIDLIRLLAISG; from the coding sequence ATGACTTTTCCACGTGAAGCTGAAGATTCGATAAGAAGACGGATACTGAAGATTTGCCAAGATCATGCACGTATTGTTGTAGAATTAAATAGAAAGCTTGTTTTGATGTTTGAATCTGTGGTTGAAGGAAGACGCAATGAAGCGAAAAAAAATCACGATGAATTATTTAAGCTAATTGAAGAATTTGATGAGATTAAGAAGACACTTTTAGCAGAAGTTGCTACTGTAGGCGCATTATTGATTAATAGAGAAGATTTCCTGAGGTTGATCTTTAAACTAAGTGAAATGGCGGATAGTATAGAAGGAGTTGCATTTAGGTTATTGCATTGTTCATGTGAAGGTGAGCAGAAGAAGTTTTTAGCAGGAGCATCAAAGATATCATCGCTTGTTTTAGAGGAAACCTCAAAAATGAGAGAGACTATGCTTTCATTGAGTTTTAATCCTGAAAAAGCATTGGAAATGGCTGTTGTTGTAGAAAAAATCGAAAGAGATGTTGATTCAAATTATAGAAATTTAACCGAAGAAATCTTGAATAGTAAGATGGAAGTTCATAGTTTGCTAGTAATGAAAGATATAATCGAGCGATTAGAAACCATAGCGGATCTAAATGTCGATACGATAGACTTAATAAGACTCTTAGCCATTTCGGGCTAG
- the endA gene encoding tRNA-intron lyase, whose protein sequence is MKRKIDTELIGTRLIVWDTKSGMELYRSGFYGKPVGIPKPKPDKDFKVPLMLDLMEGLYLFENGRIKVTSPRTKKKLKKSTLLSRAKRTYRRFELAYTVYKDLRKKGYIVTPGIKFGTDFAVYEKGPGIDHAPFIVSVRTNQEKMGTFDVVRAGRLATTVRKQFVVATPAKKDGEVNYLIFSWFKA, encoded by the coding sequence ATGAAGCGTAAAATCGATACGGAACTTATTGGGACAAGGCTTATCGTTTGGGATACAAAGTCTGGAATGGAGCTTTATAGATCAGGCTTCTATGGAAAGCCAGTGGGCATCCCAAAACCAAAACCAGATAAAGATTTTAAAGTTCCATTAATGCTTGATTTGATGGAAGGGCTTTATCTATTCGAAAATGGGAGAATAAAAGTAACTTCACCTAGAACTAAGAAAAAATTGAAAAAAAGCACTCTATTATCAAGGGCAAAGAGGACTTATAGAAGGTTTGAATTGGCTTACACGGTCTATAAAGATCTCAGAAAAAAAGGCTATATAGTTACACCTGGAATAAAATTTGGAACAGATTTTGCTGTTTATGAAAAGGGGCCAGGAATTGACCATGCACCATTCATAGTTTCTGTTAGGACGAACCAAGAAAAGATGGGGACTTTCGATGTGGTAAGGGCAGGAAGACTCGCCACAACAGTCAGAAAACAATTCGTAGTAGCTACGCCTGCCAAGAAGGATGGAGAAGTGAATTATTTAATTTTTAGTTGGTTTAAGGCCTAA
- a CDS encoding hydroxymethylglutaryl-CoA synthase, producing MKKDAVGIVGYGVCIPYERMATETIARKREGKRKDLNDFIEKLNKGLLLKYKSIASFTEDTTTLSTEATENALIMAQLDLDKIKSVVVGTESKPYAVGLSARHAASFVGIGKDVFVADVEGACNAGMQSVNFVKAQVEAGMMDYGLAIGADISQAPKGDALEYSCGAGASAFVLGKENMVASIVDMVPCSDLFLDFFRRDEAMVPNHFGRTTVECYIQHVICAIEGLLRRHPDVKLSDFDYITFHQPSGYMPLKVCKSLAQPKIEVPHDTSLTDRLRLTFDDIEKKVKPWFRVLDTGNTYAASTMIAISSILDKAEPGQNILATSYGSGVATMATWIRVEEGIKDNKTKLTSSVQDYIDRKNEIDFDTYTRNYSERINREKKNLVFPRIIGKLKASSEEALALQVCSGCNRIYYPIRDKCLQHDCAGSLQEIKLPRWGELVEFEDLPMRKRWLHNYDVFKQGKVLIVDCQKNNLKKGMVMESVIRRLDYEGNEGLIAYGPCYRPLFRDKAIFKS from the coding sequence ATGAAAAAAGATGCTGTAGGAATTGTTGGATATGGTGTATGTATACCATATGAGAGAATGGCTACTGAAACGATCGCTAGAAAACGGGAAGGCAAAAGGAAGGATTTAAATGATTTCATAGAAAAACTCAACAAAGGATTATTGTTAAAATATAAATCAATAGCAAGTTTCACAGAAGATACCACGACACTTTCTACGGAAGCTACAGAAAATGCTCTAATAATGGCTCAATTAGATTTAGATAAAATAAAATCAGTTGTTGTTGGTACTGAGTCCAAACCATATGCTGTGGGCTTGTCAGCAAGACATGCCGCCTCATTTGTTGGAATTGGCAAAGATGTATTTGTTGCAGATGTTGAGGGAGCATGCAATGCAGGGATGCAGAGTGTAAACTTTGTCAAAGCACAAGTAGAAGCTGGTATGATGGATTATGGGTTAGCAATAGGCGCAGATATTTCTCAAGCTCCAAAGGGTGATGCTTTAGAGTATTCTTGTGGAGCAGGTGCGTCAGCTTTTGTGCTTGGAAAAGAGAATATGGTTGCGTCTATAGTCGATATGGTTCCGTGCTCAGATCTCTTTTTAGATTTTTTCCGAAGAGATGAAGCGATGGTACCAAACCATTTTGGTAGAACAACTGTTGAATGTTATATACAGCATGTTATTTGCGCTATTGAAGGATTATTGAGAAGACATCCTGATGTCAAGCTAAGTGACTTTGATTACATTACTTTCCACCAACCTTCTGGGTATATGCCATTGAAAGTCTGTAAATCCTTAGCCCAACCCAAGATCGAGGTACCTCACGATACATCATTAACAGATAGACTGAGATTGACATTTGATGATATTGAAAAGAAAGTTAAACCCTGGTTCAGAGTCTTAGATACAGGCAATACTTATGCAGCATCAACAATGATAGCTATATCCTCAATTCTAGATAAAGCAGAACCAGGACAAAATATCTTAGCTACATCATATGGTTCAGGGGTAGCAACGATGGCAACTTGGATACGAGTTGAAGAAGGAATTAAAGACAATAAGACTAAACTTACCTCCTCTGTTCAAGACTATATCGATAGAAAAAATGAGATAGATTTTGATACTTATACAAGAAATTATTCTGAACGAATTAATAGAGAGAAGAAAAATCTAGTATTTCCTAGGATAATCGGCAAATTGAAAGCCTCAAGTGAAGAGGCTCTCGCTCTTCAAGTATGTTCCGGCTGTAATAGAATATACTATCCAATTAGAGACAAATGTCTGCAACATGATTGTGCAGGATCATTACAGGAAATAAAATTACCAAGATGGGGAGAATTGGTTGAATTTGAAGACCTACCGATGCGGAAGCGATGGCTACATAATTATGATGTTTTCAAACAAGGTAAAGTTTTGATCGTTGATTGTCAAAAAAACAATCTCAAAAAGGGAATGGTCATGGAATCCGTAATCAGACGGTTAGATTATGAGGGAAATGAAGGTCTTATAGCATATGGACCGTGTTATAGGCCCTTGTTTAGAGATAAAGCGATTTTTAAAAGCTAA